The proteins below are encoded in one region of bacterium:
- a CDS encoding geranylgeranyl reductase family protein — MKKYDCVVVGAGPAGATAAYELVRNGLEVILLEAERLPRNKTCGGCLSARVNRLLDFDLSEVAEDEIHQGRFTYKFHGGFEVNSDRPAAYMINRDKFDYDLVKRAIQRGAVVLDKRRVARIDIEKTDLKVWADNRAYQARIVIGADGTRGIVAKSVGIRKVKTDFGLTISTQFRPSAQQLAEHQGMVHLDFGVVRFGYGWIFPKGDHLSVGVASWREKGKLLQASFDKIRAVAQKDHNPAKPQSFNATKITPGGTVLPRYHKRKYGKEKVVLVGDAAGLVDPFLGEGIYYAIKSGQMAAQAVKESLKTNKSLQSVYEELLERELLIELDAAATLAGRFYRHPFILYNLLRKSKNLQNVCLDLMLGEANYQELNSRFQALP; from the coding sequence ATGAAAAAGTATGATTGTGTAGTGGTTGGCGCCGGGCCGGCCGGGGCAACAGCCGCCTACGAATTAGTCAGGAATGGGCTGGAAGTTATTCTACTGGAAGCTGAAAGATTACCTCGAAACAAGACTTGCGGTGGATGTCTTTCAGCCAGAGTTAACCGACTACTGGACTTTGATCTGTCTGAAGTAGCTGAGGATGAGATTCATCAAGGGAGGTTTACTTATAAATTCCACGGCGGATTTGAAGTTAATTCAGACCGGCCAGCCGCGTATATGATCAACAGAGATAAATTTGACTATGATCTGGTTAAAAGGGCGATCCAAAGAGGGGCGGTGGTGTTGGATAAAAGGCGGGTGGCCCGGATAGATATAGAAAAAACCGACCTCAAGGTATGGGCTGATAATCGGGCTTATCAGGCCAGGATAGTAATTGGAGCAGACGGGACCAGGGGAATAGTGGCCAAATCAGTGGGTATCCGCAAGGTCAAGACCGACTTTGGATTAACTATTTCCACCCAGTTTCGGCCATCTGCTCAGCAATTGGCTGAACACCAGGGAATGGTTCACCTTGATTTCGGGGTGGTCAGATTCGGTTATGGGTGGATCTTTCCTAAAGGAGATCACCTTTCCGTGGGTGTGGCCAGTTGGAGAGAGAAAGGGAAACTTTTACAAGCCAGCTTTGATAAGATTAGGGCCGTAGCTCAAAAAGACCATAACCCGGCTAAACCTCAGTCCTTCAATGCCACTAAAATTACTCCAGGCGGGACGGTCTTGCCCCGCTATCATAAGAGAAAATATGGTAAAGAGAAGGTTGTCCTGGTGGGAGATGCGGCTGGTCTGGTTGATCCATTTTTAGGGGAAGGTATCTACTATGCCATAAAGAGCGGCCAGATGGCTGCTCAGGCCGTAAAAGAAAGCTTGAAAACAAATAAGTCCCTCCAGTCGGTTTATGAAGAACTCTTAGAAAGAGAACTATTAATCGAATTAGATGCCGCCGCTACTCTTGCCGGACGATTTTACAGACATCCTTTTATCCTTTACAATCTCCTCAGGAAAAGTAAGAACCTTCAAAATGTCTGTTTGGATTTGATGTTGGGTGAAGCTAACTATCAAGAACTGAATAGTCGATTTCAGGCATTACCATAA
- the ispH gene encoding 4-hydroxy-3-methylbut-2-enyl diphosphate reductase, whose translation MKPSKIQNKKIRNPQSAIRNPQSAIRNPKSEIRNPQSPIPNPQSPIRNSQSAIRVFIAPGAGFCFGVKRAIQMAEKAAAETGGKVYTLGPLIHNPQVVEKLHEQGVELTAGIEDLPPGAVLILRSHGVGPSVYARAEKAGLKIVDATCPNVKKVQRLAIELKKKGYCLVILGEEHHPEVESIIETVNNEAYVVNGVKESEGIPSGRRIGLIAQTTQTLKNLEAVTAFLIRGAEELRVYNTLCEAVSTRQSASLDLAKKVDLMLVVGGYNSANTTRLAQICHQAGCETHHIEVAAQIDPAWFGNKQKVGITAGASTPPWIIEEVREVVASLK comes from the coding sequence ATGAAACCATCCAAAATCCAAAATAAGAAAATCCGCAATCCGCAATCCGCAATCCGCAATCCGCAATCCGCAATCCGAAATCCGAAATCCGAAATCCGAAATCCGCAATCCCCAATCCCCAATCCCCAATCCCCAATCCGAAATTCGCAATCCGCAATCCGGGTGTTCATTGCCCCCGGGGCCGGGTTTTGCTTTGGGGTTAAGCGAGCGATCCAGATGGCTGAAAAGGCAGCCGCTGAGACAGGCGGTAAGGTTTACACCCTGGGGCCCCTTATTCATAATCCTCAAGTAGTCGAAAAACTGCATGAGCAAGGGGTGGAGCTAACTGCCGGGATTGAAGATCTCCCGCCAGGGGCAGTTCTTATCCTTCGTTCCCACGGGGTTGGCCCATCAGTTTATGCCCGGGCCGAGAAAGCCGGCTTGAAGATTGTTGATGCCACTTGTCCTAATGTGAAAAAAGTCCAGAGGCTGGCTATTGAATTGAAAAAGAAAGGTTACTGTCTGGTTATCCTGGGGGAGGAACATCACCCGGAAGTAGAAAGTATCATTGAGACGGTAAACAATGAAGCTTATGTGGTGAATGGCGTGAAAGAATCGGAAGGTATACCTTCAGGAAGGCGAATAGGGCTTATTGCCCAGACCACCCAGACTCTTAAGAATCTTGAAGCCGTCACTGCTTTCCTTATCAGAGGGGCGGAAGAGCTTCGGGTATACAATACCCTTTGTGAGGCTGTATCCACAAGACAAAGCGCCTCGCTCGATCTGGCGAAAAAGGTGGATTTAATGCTGGTGGTGGGGGGGTATAACAGCGCCAATACCACCCGCCTGGCTCAGATCTGTCATCAGGCCGGATGTGAAACTCATCATATTGAGGTGGCGGCTCAGATAGACCCAGCCTGGTTTGGAAATAAACAGAAGGTAGGGATAACCGCCGGGGCCTCTACGCCGCCCTGGATTATTGAGGAAGTCCGGGAAGTGGTGGCTTCTCTAAAATGA
- the priA gene encoding primosomal protein N' has protein sequence MTQVSVVFDLPVDRPFSYLTPPDIASQAVPGKRVLAPFGRSSRIGYIVGQGDFSSKGHKLKEIVDILDYKPLLDPPMLELTGWMAQYYLCSWGEAIKAVLPQGINLKTRRKLRLISLPDNLSDLSKRAPLQAKILAVLKTEKEIFLDEMSKKVGRKTFYLSLNSLEDKGYLQIEDELPPPRVKPKEIRVVDLARPVEEIKAEDLPLKQDKIIKTLVESQTPLTSTELAARTGTSLSPIQTLVKRGVLRIERKEIPRLPYPTTASHLELTKDTSHRNLKLTEEQEKALGVLIHHINERRFSVTLLHGVTGSGKTEVYLRAIAQVIQRGEGAICLVPEISLTPQTVTRFAARFPGQVAVLHSQLSPGERYDEWRRIKSGQTPVVVGARSAVFAPLPKLGLIIVDEEHEPSYKQEEKKPRYHARDVAIMRAKLSGAVVLLGSATPSLRSYYNTRTGKFYYLEMKSRVDEAQLPEVKLVDMRAELSGNKKQHIFSLALVEAMTERLDRGEQTILFLNRRGFANFVQCRKCGFVFGCPACSVSLTYHAAGLKLRCHYCDYRRPLPHICPECQGDKIRHWGLGTQRVEEELTRLFPQARIGRLDRDTTTRRKSLEDMLSSFQHGGIDILVGTQMIAKGLDFPQVTLVGVISADTALNLPDFQAAERTFSLLTQVAGRAGRGKRPGLVIIQTYTPQHYSLQATVTHDYHSFYRQEIAIREALAYPPFAHLTKITIKGPEESQVARAAIDLGQRLRDRKAKQKPVNILGPAPCPISKIKGEFRYQILLKGKTQPAIRELIVSALEEFSPSGKVEIALDVDPIGML, from the coding sequence ATGACTCAAGTCTCTGTCGTTTTCGATCTACCTGTTGATAGACCTTTTTCATACCTTACCCCGCCGGATATTGCCTCTCAAGCCGTCCCTGGCAAACGTGTTTTAGCCCCTTTTGGGAGAAGCTCTCGTATTGGATACATCGTTGGCCAGGGTGATTTTTCTTCCAAAGGACATAAGCTTAAAGAAATAGTGGATATCCTTGACTATAAACCACTCCTTGATCCGCCTATGCTAGAGTTGACCGGATGGATGGCCCAGTATTACCTCTGTTCTTGGGGAGAAGCCATAAAGGCTGTTCTTCCTCAAGGGATTAATCTCAAGACCAGACGAAAGCTGCGATTAATTTCTCTGCCGGATAATCTCTCGGATTTATCTAAGAGGGCGCCTTTGCAAGCTAAGATTCTGGCTGTGCTGAAGACAGAAAAGGAAATCTTCTTAGATGAAATGTCCAAAAAGGTGGGACGCAAAACCTTCTATCTTAGCCTTAACAGTCTGGAAGATAAGGGATATCTGCAGATAGAAGATGAACTTCCGCCTCCCCGGGTTAAGCCCAAAGAGATCAGGGTAGTGGACTTAGCCCGGCCTGTGGAGGAGATTAAAGCCGAAGATTTGCCGCTAAAACAAGATAAGATTATTAAGACCCTCGTTGAATCTCAAACACCCCTCACCTCAACTGAACTGGCGGCCAGAACCGGGACAAGTCTTTCGCCTATTCAAACCTTAGTCAAGCGTGGTGTCCTTAGAATAGAGAGAAAAGAAATCCCACGGCTGCCTTATCCAACTACTGCCTCTCATTTAGAGTTGACCAAAGATACCAGTCACCGAAATTTAAAGCTGACCGAGGAGCAGGAAAAGGCCCTGGGTGTGCTTATCCACCACATTAATGAGAGAAGGTTTAGTGTTACTCTCCTCCACGGTGTAACCGGCAGTGGAAAGACTGAGGTCTATCTTCGGGCCATTGCTCAGGTAATACAAAGAGGCGAGGGGGCTATTTGCCTTGTTCCGGAGATATCCCTTACGCCACAGACCGTGACCCGATTTGCGGCTAGGTTTCCCGGTCAGGTGGCTGTTTTGCATAGCCAGCTTTCTCCCGGGGAAAGATACGACGAGTGGCGGAGGATCAAATCCGGTCAGACCCCGGTGGTAGTCGGCGCCAGATCGGCTGTCTTTGCCCCCTTACCCAAATTGGGTTTGATTATCGTGGATGAAGAACACGAGCCTTCTTATAAACAGGAAGAAAAGAAACCGCGCTACCATGCCAGGGATGTGGCTATTATGAGGGCCAAACTCTCCGGGGCCGTGGTTTTGCTTGGCAGCGCCACACCTTCTCTCAGGTCGTATTATAATACTCGAACAGGCAAGTTTTATTATTTGGAGATGAAATCACGGGTTGATGAGGCCCAGCTTCCCGAGGTAAAACTGGTGGATATGCGGGCCGAGCTTAGCGGTAATAAGAAACAACACATCTTTAGCCTCGCCCTGGTGGAGGCTATGACTGAGCGGCTGGACAGGGGAGAACAAACTATCCTCTTTTTGAACCGGCGAGGATTTGCCAACTTTGTTCAATGTCGAAAGTGCGGCTTTGTCTTTGGCTGCCCGGCCTGTAGTGTCTCTTTGACTTATCACGCGGCCGGCCTAAAACTGCGATGTCACTACTGCGACTACCGACGGCCGCTTCCCCATATCTGTCCGGAATGCCAGGGAGATAAAATCAGGCATTGGGGGCTGGGGACTCAACGGGTGGAGGAGGAATTAACCAGACTTTTCCCTCAGGCCAGGATTGGCCGTCTTGACAGAGATACTACTACCCGAAGAAAGTCCTTAGAAGATATGCTCTCTTCTTTCCAACATGGGGGAATAGACATCCTGGTGGGCACCCAGATGATCGCTAAAGGACTTGATTTCCCCCAGGTTACTCTGGTAGGGGTTATCTCGGCTGATACGGCCCTTAATCTGCCCGATTTTCAGGCCGCCGAACGAACCTTTTCTTTATTGACTCAGGTGGCCGGGCGGGCCGGCCGTGGTAAACGTCCTGGTCTGGTGATCATTCAGACTTACACCCCCCAGCATTACAGCCTTCAGGCCACGGTAACCCACGATTATCACTCTTTTTATCGTCAGGAAATAGCTATTAGGGAAGCCTTAGCCTATCCGCCTTTTGCTCATTTGACCAAAATAACCATAAAAGGACCAGAGGAAAGCCAGGTAGCTAGAGCAGCCATTGATCTGGGGCAAAGATTAAGAGACAGGAAGGCAAAACAGAAACCTGTAAATATACTGGGCCCGGCTCCCTGTCCGATTTCTAAGATTAAAGGCGAATTTCGCTATCAGATACTTTTGAAGGGAAAGACTCAGCCGGCTATCAGGGAGCTTATCGTATCCGCTTTAGAGGAATTTTCCCCCTCCGGTAAGGTGGAAATTGCCCTGGATGTTGATCCCATCGGAATGCTCTGA
- a CDS encoding protein arginine kinase, translating into MSINNYINQIGKWLDGSGPYAGIVFSSRIRLARNINQLPFSHWANAAALKKVAERVMIAVPNNQYMKGAEILELDELSTLDKEFLVERHLISPESVKGKGELIVIGDKELVSVMVNEEDHLRIQAMASGLQLSSVWRYLDQIDDKFSQELDYAISPEWGYLTACPTNVGTGIRASVMIHLPAIAMTKQIDKLLKAVSQLGLAIRGIHGEGTEALGNLFQISNQVTLGRTEEEITDNIERVSKQIIEHEEKAQALLLKEAKTQVEDRVFRAYAILTSARIVTSKEAINLFSLLRLGVNIGLVEIDFSTLNEIFILSQPAHIRKRYGQDLSQDEQDVRRADLIREKLTTAHRAHR; encoded by the coding sequence ATGTCTATCAATAACTACATAAACCAGATTGGTAAATGGCTGGACGGAAGCGGTCCTTACGCCGGGATTGTCTTCAGCAGTCGTATTCGCCTGGCCAGAAACATTAATCAACTTCCCTTTTCCCATTGGGCCAATGCGGCGGCTTTGAAAAAGGTGGCTGAAAGGGTAATGATCGCTGTTCCGAATAATCAGTATATGAAGGGCGCTGAAATTCTGGAATTGGATGAACTGTCCACTTTGGATAAAGAGTTTTTAGTAGAAAGACATCTTATCTCTCCTGAATCGGTTAAAGGAAAGGGTGAGTTGATTGTTATCGGGGATAAAGAATTAGTCTCAGTTATGGTTAATGAAGAAGATCATTTAAGGATCCAGGCGATGGCTTCCGGTCTGCAACTTTCTTCTGTCTGGAGGTATCTGGATCAAATCGATGACAAATTCAGCCAGGAACTCGATTATGCCATCTCTCCGGAATGGGGTTATTTGACGGCCTGTCCGACCAATGTTGGCACAGGGATACGGGCTTCCGTTATGATTCATCTGCCGGCCATAGCTATGACTAAGCAAATCGATAAACTTCTTAAGGCCGTTTCCCAATTAGGCTTGGCTATCAGGGGAATTCATGGCGAGGGCACAGAGGCCTTAGGCAATCTCTTCCAAATATCCAACCAAGTTACCCTGGGCCGGACAGAAGAAGAGATTACCGATAATATTGAACGGGTAAGCAAACAAATCATTGAACACGAAGAAAAAGCCCAGGCCCTCTTGCTCAAGGAAGCCAAAACACAGGTAGAGGATCGCGTCTTTAGGGCTTATGCCATTCTAACCTCGGCCAGGATTGTTACCTCCAAAGAGGCTATAAATCTATTTTCCCTTCTTAGACTGGGGGTCAATATAGGTTTAGTGGAGATAGATTTTTCAACTTTAAATGAAATTTTTATCCTTAGCCAGCCTGCTCATATTCGAAAAAGATACGGCCAAGACCTCTCCCAGGACGAACAGGATGTGCGTCGAGCCGATTTAATCCGAGAAAAACTAACTACAGCACACAGAGCACACAGATAA